The proteins below come from a single Corynebacterium cystitidis genomic window:
- the tyrS gene encoding tyrosine--tRNA ligase: MSSSTNIIDELSWRGLINQSTDLDELREATERPITLYCGFDPTGPSLHAGHLVPLLMLRRFQEAGHRPLVLAGGATGMIGDPRDVGERTMNSEDTVGEWAERISGQLSRFVSFEGDNAAQLVNNNDWTKDMTVINFLRDVGKHFPLSTMLARDTVKRRLENDGISYTEFSYMLLQANDFVQLRRNYGCVLQVGGGDQWGNLVAGVDLNRRMDQEQVHALTVPLVTDSDGKKFGKSTGGGSLWLDPEMTSPYTWYQYFINVSDADVIRYLRWFTFLTQEELAELEVEVAERPFKREAQRCLAREMTDLVHGPDATKAVELASQALFGRAELTELDESTLASAVSETEVFEVNAGDDRTIIDLLVGSGLVDSRGNARRAVKEGGAYVNNQRIESDDWAPTTADLLHGHWLVLRRGKKKFAGVRING; the protein is encoded by the coding sequence GTGTCTTCTTCTACCAACATTATTGACGAACTCAGCTGGCGTGGCCTGATTAACCAGTCCACTGATCTTGATGAACTGCGTGAAGCAACTGAAAGACCTATTACTTTGTATTGTGGGTTTGATCCCACCGGTCCGTCTTTACATGCTGGGCACTTAGTGCCATTGTTGATGTTGCGTCGTTTTCAAGAAGCGGGGCATCGTCCGCTAGTTCTGGCTGGTGGTGCAACGGGGATGATCGGAGATCCCCGTGATGTTGGTGAACGCACGATGAATTCGGAGGACACCGTAGGAGAGTGGGCTGAGCGTATCTCGGGTCAACTGTCCCGTTTCGTATCCTTTGAAGGCGATAATGCTGCGCAGCTGGTGAACAATAATGACTGGACAAAAGACATGACAGTCATTAATTTTTTGCGCGATGTGGGTAAACACTTCCCCCTGTCGACCATGTTGGCGCGCGACACGGTAAAGCGACGCTTGGAGAATGACGGTATTTCCTACACCGAGTTCTCTTACATGTTGCTGCAAGCAAATGACTTCGTGCAGTTGCGCCGTAATTACGGCTGTGTTCTGCAGGTCGGTGGCGGAGATCAGTGGGGAAATCTTGTTGCTGGTGTTGACCTGAATCGTCGCATGGATCAGGAGCAAGTTCATGCTTTGACGGTTCCTCTGGTGACTGATTCCGATGGCAAGAAGTTCGGGAAGTCGACGGGTGGGGGGTCACTGTGGCTTGATCCAGAGATGACCAGCCCCTACACGTGGTACCAGTACTTTATTAATGTTTCGGACGCGGACGTTATTCGCTACTTGCGTTGGTTTACCTTCTTAACTCAGGAGGAGCTTGCCGAGCTCGAGGTCGAAGTAGCAGAACGTCCTTTCAAGCGTGAAGCGCAGAGGTGTCTAGCTCGCGAGATGACCGATCTGGTTCATGGTCCAGATGCAACGAAGGCAGTGGAGCTTGCATCGCAGGCGTTATTTGGTCGCGCGGAGCTGACGGAACTTGATGAGTCCACTTTGGCTTCCGCGGTTTCGGAGACGGAAGTTTTCGAGGTCAACGCTGGAGACGATCGCACGATTATTGACTTGCTTGTTGGGTCGGGTTTGGTGGATTCCAGAGGTAACGCACGTCGCGCCGTGAAAGAAGGTGGTGCGTACGTGAATAATCAGCGCATCGAATCCG
- a CDS encoding Trm112 family protein, which yields MSLDPKLLEVLVCPKDKGPLSYLEDEQLLVNDRLNLAYRIDDGIPVLLIDEARKWVGNDQ from the coding sequence ATGAGTCTTGATCCGAAATTGCTTGAGGTGCTTGTTTGTCCGAAGGACAAGGGGCCATTGTCTTATCTGGAAGATGAACAGCTATTAGTCAATGATCGGCTGAATCTCGCGTATCGGATCGACGACGGCATCCCCGTCTTGCTTATCGACGAGGCTCGCAAATGGGTCGGCAACGACCAGTAA
- a CDS encoding 3'-5' exonuclease family protein: MARKNVVGLIAAALVLVLHAIFGLGAFWMLAVAAAWGAGYVLTPPRSPKALKAAPPKSVSLDLETSMRTALGVLATTRPPQIVTDKARELDQNVRFVLAEWDDLEAYPEHQQSMWNIVKIYFPQVVDTYRDAPDPNLDAAVRWFLDSLNTLVGAVANIKKAILDNNVRELDSHARTLRSKFGNLPGLNDTPPEISG, translated from the coding sequence GTGGCTAGAAAGAACGTAGTAGGTCTGATCGCAGCGGCACTGGTTCTCGTCTTGCATGCAATTTTCGGGTTGGGCGCGTTTTGGATGTTGGCTGTTGCTGCTGCTTGGGGCGCAGGCTATGTTCTTACACCACCAAGATCACCAAAGGCGTTGAAAGCAGCTCCGCCTAAGTCTGTTTCGCTTGATCTGGAGACATCAATGAGAACCGCACTCGGCGTACTTGCGACAACTCGACCACCGCAGATCGTGACTGATAAGGCCCGAGAGCTTGACCAGAATGTGCGCTTTGTGTTAGCGGAGTGGGATGATCTTGAGGCCTATCCCGAGCATCAGCAGAGTATGTGGAACATTGTAAAGATCTATTTTCCTCAGGTCGTGGACACGTACCGTGACGCGCCGGATCCTAACCTGGACGCTGCGGTGCGTTGGTTCCTTGACTCGCTGAATACTTTGGTAGGTGCAGTAGCCAATATCAAAAAGGCGATTTTAGACAATAATGTGCGCGAGCTAGATTCGCATGCACGGACGCTGCGGTCTAAGTTCGGGAATCTTCCGGGTCTCAACGACACACCGCCCGAGATCAGCGGGTAA
- a CDS encoding vWA domain-containing protein, with protein MDFDQEPLTIVAATELKDLEGLVGEASEDLGFPIELEFPAGTLANSQSLKSGEFDGTKDATWFATNRYVDLIGADHKLANETSIATSPVAFGVWEDASQRLGWNNHQPTWSEFGEAAGRKEFSFGMTDPNSSNSGFSSLLSVATALADTGQALSYEDIDRIVEPMAQLYQAQEMVSGSSGWLADTFVNNPGEVDAIINYESNLHQLREEGHPITVIVPADGVISADYPLSTLAQPKGAQAGQKVEALVEWLMEHQQEIANTYRRPVGEVDELPAPVREQLAIELAFPSERGIVEELLHVYNNGLRAPGSTTFVLDTSGSMDGERLDSLKDIMHSLIDGSASTETGNVGLRDNELVSLLAFSDEPYSSVTVTFGHDNPQSIRDLSAYVDGLVGVGDTALYQALLQALEEADTDHGIPSIVLLSDGLVTRGPDYQGFVDAYGHLPEEIKDIPVFIILYGEASAEEMEDLAELTGGAVFDALNGDLHGAFKEIRGYQ; from the coding sequence ATGGATTTTGATCAGGAGCCACTGACGATAGTGGCGGCGACAGAGCTTAAAGATCTTGAGGGCCTTGTCGGAGAGGCTTCCGAGGACCTAGGGTTTCCAATCGAATTGGAATTTCCGGCAGGTACTTTAGCTAATTCACAATCTTTGAAGTCTGGCGAATTCGACGGCACTAAAGATGCTACTTGGTTCGCTACTAATCGGTACGTGGACCTGATCGGTGCCGACCACAAATTGGCAAACGAGACGAGCATCGCTACAAGCCCAGTCGCTTTCGGCGTGTGGGAAGATGCTTCGCAACGTTTGGGGTGGAATAATCATCAGCCAACTTGGTCCGAGTTTGGGGAGGCAGCTGGTCGCAAAGAATTCAGTTTCGGGATGACTGATCCCAATTCGTCTAACTCAGGTTTCTCTTCGTTACTCTCAGTAGCAACGGCTCTCGCTGATACCGGACAAGCCCTATCGTACGAGGATATTGACCGGATTGTGGAGCCGATGGCTCAGCTGTATCAAGCACAAGAAATGGTTTCTGGTTCATCTGGATGGTTAGCGGATACATTTGTAAATAATCCGGGTGAAGTTGATGCCATCATTAACTATGAATCGAACCTGCATCAACTTCGAGAAGAAGGGCATCCAATCACTGTGATTGTGCCAGCCGATGGCGTGATTTCTGCGGACTATCCTTTGTCAACTCTAGCTCAACCGAAAGGCGCTCAGGCGGGACAGAAGGTAGAAGCACTCGTCGAATGGCTGATGGAGCATCAACAGGAAATAGCTAATACCTATCGCCGTCCCGTCGGCGAGGTTGATGAGCTGCCAGCACCGGTTAGAGAGCAGTTAGCCATTGAACTTGCTTTTCCTTCAGAACGCGGCATCGTAGAAGAACTACTTCATGTTTATAACAATGGTTTGCGCGCTCCAGGATCCACTACATTTGTGCTCGACACTTCGGGATCCATGGATGGTGAACGCCTTGACTCTTTGAAGGACATAATGCACTCATTGATTGACGGGAGTGCTTCTACAGAAACCGGTAATGTTGGGTTGCGGGATAACGAGCTGGTATCGTTGTTAGCGTTTTCTGATGAGCCTTATTCGTCTGTGACTGTAACTTTCGGGCATGATAATCCTCAATCGATTAGGGATCTATCCGCATACGTAGACGGTTTAGTAGGCGTGGGCGACACCGCGCTTTACCAAGCACTGTTGCAAGCGCTGGAAGAAGCCGACACTGATCACGGTATTCCCTCGATTGTTTTGTTGTCGGACGGTTTAGTGACGAGGGGGCCTGACTACCAAGGCTTCGTTGACGCTTACGGACATTTACCCGAGGAGATAAAAGACATCCCGGTGTTTATAATTCTGTATGGAGAAGCGAGCGCGGAAGAAATGGAGGATCTTGCGGAGTTAACAGGCGGAGCAGTCTTCGACGCGCTCAATGGAGATCTTCATGGCGCATTTAAGGAGATTCGTGGTTATCAATAG
- the argH gene encoding argininosuccinate lyase, with protein MQQHGTNEGALWGGRFSGGPSEAMFALSVSTHFDWVLAPYDVLASKAHAKVLNQAGLLTDNDLDIMLRGLEQLGKDVADGTFQPDPSDEDVHGAMERGLIDRVGPEIGGRLRAGRSRNDQVAAMFRMWLRDALRDVALDIVDLIDALVAQAKAHPDAIMPGKTHFQAAQPILLAHSLLAHAQPLLRDLQRIQDLDKRLAVSPYGSGALAGSSLKLNPEAIAEELGFDSATDNSLDGTASRDFASEAAFVLAQIGVDLSRFAEEIIAWSTPEFGYITLHDEWSTGSSIMPQKKNPDVAELTRGKSGRLIGNLAGLMATLKAQPMAYNRDLQEDKEPVVDSVNQLKLLLPAMTGLTATLVFHEDRMRELAPQGYTLATDLAEWMVRQGVPFREAHEASGACVRIAEQRGVDLVDLTDEELKSVDSRLTPEVREVLTIDGAVASRDTRGGTARPRVEEQRERVEKAAAEYRQWALIPVR; from the coding sequence ATGCAGCAGCACGGGACTAATGAAGGAGCTTTGTGGGGTGGTCGCTTCTCCGGCGGTCCCTCCGAGGCGATGTTCGCACTGAGTGTGTCTACCCACTTCGATTGGGTTCTTGCACCCTACGATGTTCTGGCATCGAAGGCTCACGCAAAAGTCCTGAACCAGGCTGGCCTCCTTACCGACAATGATTTGGACATCATGCTGCGGGGTTTGGAGCAACTGGGCAAGGATGTCGCTGACGGTACCTTCCAGCCTGATCCGTCTGACGAGGATGTCCATGGTGCGATGGAGCGTGGTTTGATCGACCGTGTTGGCCCAGAGATCGGCGGTCGTCTGCGCGCAGGCCGCTCCCGTAATGATCAGGTGGCCGCGATGTTTCGTATGTGGTTACGTGACGCACTACGCGATGTAGCGCTAGACATAGTCGATCTGATCGACGCTTTAGTTGCTCAGGCCAAGGCTCATCCTGACGCGATCATGCCGGGCAAGACCCATTTCCAGGCGGCCCAACCGATTCTTCTCGCTCACTCACTGTTGGCTCACGCTCAACCGTTGTTGCGTGACCTGCAGCGGATCCAGGATCTAGACAAACGCCTGGCGGTTTCTCCGTACGGTTCTGGTGCGTTAGCGGGCTCCTCGCTCAAACTCAACCCAGAAGCGATTGCCGAGGAACTTGGTTTCGATTCTGCTACCGACAACTCGCTGGACGGAACTGCAAGCCGCGACTTCGCCTCAGAAGCTGCTTTTGTTCTTGCTCAGATTGGCGTGGATCTTTCTCGCTTTGCGGAAGAGATTATCGCATGGTCCACTCCAGAGTTTGGCTATATTACGCTGCACGACGAATGGTCAACTGGTTCGTCAATCATGCCCCAAAAGAAGAACCCTGACGTCGCAGAGCTTACCCGTGGCAAGTCGGGCCGTCTGATTGGCAACCTTGCTGGACTTATGGCAACACTGAAAGCGCAGCCAATGGCATACAACCGTGACCTGCAGGAAGATAAGGAACCTGTGGTTGACTCGGTTAACCAGCTCAAACTTTTGCTTCCGGCAATGACCGGGCTGACTGCTACCTTGGTTTTCCACGAAGATCGAATGCGCGAGCTCGCACCTCAGGGGTACACGCTCGCCACTGATTTAGCAGAGTGGATGGTGCGTCAAGGTGTGCCGTTCCGCGAAGCTCATGAGGCTTCCGGCGCATGCGTCCGCATCGCTGAGCAGCGTGGCGTTGACCTGGTAGATCTCACCGATGAGGAACTCAAAAGCGTCGATTCTCGTCTTACTCCTGAAGTGCGTGAAGTCCTCACCATTGACGGTGCTGTGGCATCGCGTGACACCCGTGGAGGTACGGCTCGTCCACGAGTGGAAGAACAGCGTGAGCGTGTGGAAAAGGCTGCGGCGGAGTACCGCCAGTGGGCACTTATTCCGGTCCGTTAG
- a CDS encoding argininosuccinate synthase — translation MTNRVVLAYSGGLDTSVAIPYLAEMTGGEVIAVSLDLGQGGEDMESVRQRALDCGAVESVVVDAKDEFAEEYCLPTIKANGKYMKQYPLVSAISRPLIVKHLVEAAKEFGGTHVSHGCTGKGNDQVRFEVGFMDNDPNLEIIAPARDFAWTRDKAIEYAEKIDLPIEQSASSPFSIDQNVWGRAVETGFLEDLWNAPTKDLYAYTEDPALGNAPDEVIISFEAGKPVAIDGKSVTVLEAIEEMNRRAGAQGVGRLDMVEDRLVGIKSREIYEAPGAIALITAHEALEDVTIERELARYKRLVEARWSEEVYDGLWFSPLKRSLDAFIESTQEHVTGDIRMVLHAGTATVNGRRSNHSLYDFNLATYDTGDTFDQTLAKGFVQLHGLSSKIANKRDREAGQN, via the coding sequence ATGACTAATCGCGTAGTATTGGCCTACTCAGGCGGCCTAGACACCTCGGTAGCAATCCCATACCTGGCCGAAATGACTGGCGGCGAGGTTATCGCCGTATCGCTCGACTTAGGTCAAGGCGGCGAGGATATGGAGTCTGTTCGCCAGCGCGCGCTTGACTGCGGTGCCGTTGAGTCCGTCGTCGTAGACGCTAAAGACGAGTTCGCAGAGGAATACTGCTTGCCGACGATCAAGGCAAACGGTAAGTACATGAAGCAGTACCCACTGGTCTCCGCGATTTCTCGCCCGTTAATCGTGAAGCACCTTGTAGAAGCTGCGAAGGAGTTCGGTGGTACTCACGTCTCCCACGGCTGCACCGGTAAGGGCAATGACCAGGTTCGTTTCGAGGTTGGCTTCATGGACAATGACCCGAATCTGGAGATCATCGCCCCAGCTCGCGATTTCGCCTGGACCCGTGATAAGGCAATCGAGTACGCAGAGAAGATTGATCTGCCCATTGAGCAGTCGGCCTCTTCGCCATTTTCTATCGACCAGAACGTGTGGGGTCGCGCTGTGGAGACTGGTTTCCTTGAAGACTTGTGGAACGCTCCCACCAAGGACCTGTACGCCTACACTGAAGATCCGGCGCTAGGTAACGCCCCGGACGAGGTTATTATCTCCTTCGAGGCTGGTAAGCCGGTTGCCATCGATGGAAAGTCTGTCACCGTGCTGGAAGCTATCGAAGAGATGAACCGCCGCGCAGGCGCCCAGGGGGTTGGTCGCCTGGACATGGTGGAGGATCGCCTGGTGGGTATCAAGTCTCGTGAGATTTACGAGGCACCTGGTGCTATCGCTTTGATCACCGCACACGAGGCTCTCGAGGACGTGACCATTGAGCGTGAGCTGGCCCGCTATAAGCGCTTGGTTGAGGCACGTTGGTCCGAAGAAGTCTACGATGGTCTCTGGTTCTCTCCGCTAAAGCGTTCCTTGGATGCTTTCATTGAATCTACTCAGGAGCACGTCACCGGCGATATTCGTATGGTGTTGCACGCTGGTACCGCAACTGTGAACGGGCGCCGTTCTAACCACTCCCTGTATGACTTCAACCTGGCTACCTATGACACTGGTGACACCTTCGATCAGACTCTGGCCAAGGGCTTCGTTCAGCTGCACGGTTTGTCCTCCAAGATCGCGAACAAGCGCGACCGCGAAGCAGGTCAGAACTAA
- a CDS encoding arginine repressor, translated as MSAPVSRTARQGKILDLLNTTRVHSQVQLSELLLDEGIDITQATLSRDLDELGAKKVRPSSGGRSYYTVSLVEQNLAEASSGPRDKLRRMLEELVVSVDYSSNIAVLRTPPGAAQYLASYIDRVGLDSVVGTIAGDDTIFVLAREPITGKELAGQLAATPEQQPH; from the coding sequence ATGTCGGCACCAGTTTCACGTACAGCGCGTCAAGGAAAAATCCTTGACTTGCTGAACACTACCCGGGTGCATTCCCAGGTTCAGCTTTCTGAATTGCTCCTGGACGAAGGCATTGACATCACCCAAGCGACTTTATCGCGGGATCTAGATGAACTCGGGGCGAAAAAAGTCCGTCCAAGCTCTGGAGGAAGATCCTATTACACGGTGAGCCTTGTCGAACAGAACCTTGCTGAAGCGTCCTCGGGGCCACGGGACAAGCTGCGCCGCATGTTGGAAGAATTGGTGGTGTCCGTAGACTATTCCTCTAATATTGCAGTGTTGCGGACCCCGCCCGGTGCCGCCCAGTACCTAGCTAGCTATATCGACCGGGTGGGACTTGACTCCGTAGTCGGCACGATTGCAGGTGATGACACCATCTTTGTCCTCGCCCGCGAGCCTATCACCGGCAAGGAGTTAGCGGGCCAACTTGCGGCGACACCAGAACAACAACCGCACTAG
- the argF gene encoding ornithine carbamoyltransferase has protein sequence MPRHFLADDDLTPAEQAEVLQLAAQLKKEPLSRRPLEGPLSVAVLFDKTSTRTRFSFDAGIAHLGGHAIVTETGNSQMGKGETYQDTGAVLSRFVEAIVWRTYAHQNLLDMAETATVPIINALSDDLHPCQILADLQTVIENLCPEQGHAGLKGKKAVYLGDGDNNMANSYMIGFATAGMDISIIGPDGFLPKQEFIDRAQARADETGANVVVTSQIEEVAGADVVITDTWVSMGMEHDGKDRRTPFLPYQVTTDIMNLAGNDAIFLHCLPAYRGNEVTAEVIDGPASRVFDEAENRLHAQKALLVWLLENQ, from the coding sequence ATGCCACGACATTTTCTGGCAGACGATGACCTCACCCCAGCCGAGCAGGCCGAGGTTCTTCAACTTGCGGCCCAGCTAAAGAAGGAGCCGCTATCGCGTCGCCCACTTGAGGGCCCGCTGTCCGTGGCGGTGTTGTTTGATAAGACGTCGACACGCACCCGCTTTTCCTTCGACGCGGGAATCGCGCACCTGGGAGGGCACGCCATTGTGACCGAAACAGGAAACTCCCAGATGGGCAAGGGGGAGACCTACCAGGACACTGGTGCAGTGCTGTCGCGCTTTGTTGAGGCAATTGTGTGGCGGACCTACGCCCATCAGAACCTGCTAGACATGGCAGAAACAGCGACGGTACCCATTATCAACGCGCTGTCGGATGACCTGCATCCTTGTCAGATCCTCGCGGATTTGCAAACGGTCATCGAGAACTTGTGCCCCGAGCAAGGCCATGCGGGGCTGAAGGGGAAGAAGGCCGTGTACCTGGGCGACGGCGACAATAACATGGCAAATTCATACATGATCGGGTTCGCTACCGCCGGCATGGACATCTCGATCATCGGTCCCGATGGGTTTTTGCCAAAACAGGAGTTCATCGATCGAGCACAGGCGCGTGCCGACGAAACCGGTGCCAACGTTGTGGTTACCTCTCAAATAGAGGAGGTTGCTGGGGCAGACGTGGTGATCACCGATACCTGGGTGTCTATGGGTATGGAACACGATGGCAAGGATCGTCGTACCCCGTTTCTGCCTTACCAAGTCACCACCGACATCATGAACCTGGCAGGCAATGATGCCATCTTCCTGCACTGTCTTCCCGCGTACCGTGGTAACGAGGTTACAGCTGAAGTGATTGACGGGCCTGCGTCACGTGTCTTCGATGAAGCGGAAAACCGCTTGCACGCGCAGAAAGCTCTGCTGGTTTGGCTGTTGGAGAACCAGTAA
- a CDS encoding acetylornithine transaminase: MSNAINVWGDVLMNTYGTPPIELVSGSGAIVTDADGNDYIDLLAGIAVNGLGQGHPAIVEAVTAQIGQLGHVSNLFASAPVVAVAAELKKRFGDDSARIFFCNSGGEANEAAFKLARLTGRGRVLAAEHGFHGRTMGSLALTGQPDKRKPFEPLAPGVEFYPYGDIEFLTKAVATNPSGVAAIFLEPIQGETGVIPAPKGFLKQVRDLCDQHGILMIVDEVQTGIGRTGDFFAHQHEGIVPDVITIAKGLGGGLPIGACLARGKAAQLFGPGSHGTTFGGNPVTCAAASAVLDVVDEGFVAEVRRKGEMFAKQLRGVDGVTDVRGRGLMLGVVVDKPIAKQAVTEGYKHGVILNAPSDTVLRLTPPLVITDDEITQATQRIASTLAAVASTASTETEGK, from the coding sequence ATGAGCAACGCAATAAACGTGTGGGGCGATGTCCTGATGAATACCTACGGAACTCCGCCCATTGAACTTGTCTCTGGCAGCGGAGCAATAGTCACCGACGCGGATGGTAATGACTATATTGATTTGCTCGCCGGCATCGCAGTTAACGGTCTTGGGCAGGGACACCCCGCCATTGTTGAAGCAGTCACGGCCCAGATTGGCCAATTGGGCCACGTGTCCAATCTGTTCGCATCAGCACCAGTGGTTGCAGTAGCAGCCGAGTTAAAGAAACGTTTCGGTGATGACAGTGCCCGCATTTTCTTCTGCAATTCTGGAGGCGAGGCGAACGAAGCCGCGTTCAAACTTGCTCGGCTGACTGGGCGTGGCCGTGTGCTTGCTGCAGAGCATGGTTTCCACGGCCGCACGATGGGATCCCTCGCGCTGACCGGGCAGCCGGATAAGAGAAAGCCGTTTGAACCACTGGCACCGGGTGTTGAGTTTTACCCTTATGGTGATATCGAATTCCTCACCAAAGCTGTTGCTACTAATCCATCTGGTGTCGCAGCGATCTTTCTTGAACCCATTCAAGGCGAAACCGGTGTTATTCCAGCTCCGAAAGGATTCTTGAAACAGGTGCGTGACCTGTGCGATCAGCACGGAATTCTCATGATCGTAGATGAAGTACAGACTGGTATCGGCCGTACCGGTGACTTCTTCGCGCACCAACACGAAGGCATTGTTCCTGACGTGATCACCATAGCCAAGGGCCTTGGTGGCGGGCTGCCAATTGGTGCGTGCTTGGCTCGTGGTAAGGCAGCACAGCTATTTGGCCCTGGCTCACACGGCACCACTTTTGGTGGGAATCCCGTGACTTGTGCTGCCGCAAGTGCAGTTCTCGATGTGGTCGACGAGGGTTTTGTGGCTGAGGTGCGGCGCAAAGGTGAAATGTTTGCTAAACAGCTCCGAGGAGTTGATGGCGTAACGGACGTGCGGGGGCGTGGCTTGATGCTTGGAGTGGTCGTCGACAAGCCAATTGCTAAGCAGGCAGTCACCGAAGGTTATAAGCATGGCGTGATTCTTAACGCACCATCCGACACCGTTCTGCGATTGACTCCTCCACTTGTCATCACTGATGACGAGATCACCCAGGCCACCCAGCGCATTGCTTCGACCCTGGCTGCAGTGGCAAGCACAGCAAGCACCGAAACCGAAGGGAAGTAA
- the argB gene encoding acetylglutamate kinase has translation MQDMMKTLTSEVRANVLAEALPWLMHFRDKIVVVKYGGNAMIDEDLKKAFAADMVFLRTVGAKPVVVHGGGPQISAMLKRVGLEGDFKGGFRVTTPDVMEVVRMVLFGQVGRDLVGLINKHGPYAVGTSGEDAGLFTAEKRYVDVDGTQTDIGLVGDIVDVNPDAVMDIIHSGRIPVVSGIAPGTDGNVYNINADSAAGALAAALDAERLLILTNVEGLYTDWPNRDSLVSKIVVDDLEELLPSLDAGMIPKMESCLRAVHGGVKAAHVIDGRIGHSVLLELLTMGGIGTMVLPDEYESDEYPDGTVFRKDVE, from the coding sequence ATGCAGGACATGATGAAGACTTTGACCAGTGAGGTCAGGGCAAACGTTTTAGCTGAGGCACTGCCATGGCTCATGCACTTCCGCGATAAGATCGTGGTAGTGAAGTACGGTGGCAACGCCATGATTGACGAAGATCTCAAAAAGGCTTTCGCCGCAGACATGGTATTTTTGCGCACGGTTGGCGCTAAGCCCGTGGTGGTGCACGGTGGTGGTCCACAGATTTCAGCGATGTTGAAACGAGTCGGCTTGGAGGGCGACTTCAAAGGAGGTTTCCGTGTCACCACACCTGACGTGATGGAAGTGGTGCGCATGGTGCTGTTCGGCCAAGTTGGGCGTGACCTTGTCGGCTTGATTAATAAGCACGGACCCTACGCCGTGGGCACCTCTGGAGAGGACGCCGGACTGTTTACCGCTGAGAAGCGTTATGTCGACGTCGATGGTACTCAGACTGATATCGGTCTGGTGGGAGATATCGTCGACGTGAATCCTGATGCCGTCATGGACATTATTCACTCGGGACGGATCCCAGTGGTATCCGGGATTGCGCCCGGCACTGACGGGAACGTGTACAACATCAATGCAGATTCCGCTGCTGGTGCACTGGCTGCGGCTCTTGATGCTGAGCGTCTCTTGATTCTTACCAACGTCGAGGGCCTGTACACCGATTGGCCTAACCGGGACTCGCTGGTGTCCAAGATTGTGGTGGACGATTTAGAAGAGCTGCTGCCGAGTCTAGATGCCGGCATGATTCCCAAGATGGAGTCCTGCCTCCGGGCGGTCCACGGTGGGGTCAAAGCAGCGCACGTGATTGATGGCCGGATTGGGCATTCCGTGTTACTTGAGCTGCTCACGATGGGCGGTATTGGCACGATGGTGCTTCCCGACGAATACGAGAGTGATGAGTATCCAGATGGCACCGTTTTCAGAAAGGATGTGGAGTAA